One genomic segment of Hugenholtzia roseola DSM 9546 includes these proteins:
- a CDS encoding SDR family oxidoreductase has product MPNFSLFGKNALVCGSTQGIGKAAAIALAELGANVVLMARNAQALAQVCEQLPLVSEGQGHAYVVADFTDLETLKNALKEPIFQAKKIHILINNTGGPAPNLAHQAQAEAFRTAFEQHLIANQTLVQALVEGMKSEGYGRIINVISTSVKQPIYGLGVSNTIRAAVANWAKTLSLELGQFGITVNNLLPGMTETARLEAIIANNEAKTGRTRAEVVAEMTATIPAARFGKAQEIGAAIAFLASPAAAYINGINLPVDGGRTACL; this is encoded by the coding sequence ATGCCAAATTTCTCGCTTTTTGGAAAAAACGCCTTAGTCTGTGGTAGCACACAAGGCATTGGAAAAGCCGCTGCAATCGCCTTAGCCGAATTAGGGGCAAATGTGGTCTTGATGGCTCGCAATGCGCAAGCCTTAGCGCAGGTCTGTGAACAGCTCCCTTTGGTGAGTGAAGGGCAGGGGCATGCCTATGTGGTTGCCGATTTTACCGACCTCGAAACCCTAAAAAATGCCTTAAAAGAGCCTATTTTCCAGGCTAAAAAAATTCACATTCTTATCAATAATACGGGCGGTCCCGCGCCTAATTTAGCGCATCAGGCGCAGGCAGAGGCTTTTCGTACTGCCTTCGAGCAGCATCTTATTGCCAATCAGACCTTAGTGCAGGCTTTGGTAGAAGGCATGAAAAGTGAGGGCTATGGCAGGATTATCAACGTCATTTCTACCAGTGTCAAGCAGCCCATTTATGGTTTAGGCGTTTCGAATACAATACGGGCAGCGGTAGCAAATTGGGCAAAAACGCTCTCTTTGGAATTGGGACAATTTGGCATTACGGTCAATAATCTGCTTCCCGGCATGACTGAAACGGCGCGTTTGGAGGCGATTATTGCCAATAACGAAGCCAAAACAGGGCGAACACGCGCCGAAGTAGTGGCTGAAATGACGGCAACTATTCCTGCCGCGCGTTTTGGAAAAGCGCAGGAAATAGGAGCGGCGATTGCATTTTTGGCATCACCAGCGGCTGCCTACATCAATGGCATCAATTTGCCTGTAGATGGGGGCAGAACGGCTTGTTTGTAG
- a CDS encoding DUF3696 domain-containing protein: MFKLRLNNYRGFLNEEFDFSRVNVLIGENSAGKSSVFKFLRALKQSLRFPNNRDYNLTLFADEKEGNENVDLGNYYETIYNHETDRNLLFAFEFKEDYFNFFLTDAVSIAKKNNKINEAVRKELLEEREKITQILGGKITTPTIFTCELSEDLANHNKIKTTISNSTVGEVVIFFPNIEQEVYVKGESPLCNLTFCNTQNETYTFSEIEYEKMGFTTIVDSDSLKEKIKQKFENGEADRLFWSIAFLLITQNYIRKILSDIKYINPLLSEPAERVYLKRDEKISFDIKDIKEVVYLLSGDNFLKNENLEKFKSDYTQLLSELGLLEEIKPIKENFTRELRVVVNGMENNIKDVGFGVSLQMPIFAQALISENLTKQSRLNGLTNKGETLLIEQPEVHLHPRLQAKFIETLLSIGNNNVYFIETHSEHIIRMLQILVKTKKFDITPDDVSIHYFRKDEKNMIKSKHEINAKTGELSPAFPDGFFDISFNLAFQLID, translated from the coding sequence ATGTTCAAGTTAAGACTAAACAATTATCGTGGATTTCTAAACGAAGAATTCGATTTCTCTCGCGTCAATGTATTGATTGGAGAAAATAGTGCAGGAAAAAGCAGTGTTTTCAAATTCTTGCGCGCATTAAAACAAAGTTTGCGTTTCCCAAATAATAGAGATTACAATCTTACTCTTTTCGCAGATGAAAAAGAAGGGAATGAAAACGTGGACTTAGGTAATTACTACGAAACAATATACAATCATGAAACAGACAGAAATTTGTTATTTGCTTTTGAGTTTAAGGAAGATTATTTTAATTTTTTCTTAACTGATGCTGTTTCAATTGCCAAAAAAAATAACAAAATCAATGAGGCTGTTCGCAAAGAACTATTAGAAGAAAGAGAAAAAATTACGCAAATATTGGGTGGTAAAATTACGACCCCTACCATTTTTACTTGTGAATTAAGCGAAGACTTGGCTAATCATAATAAAATTAAGACGACAATTAGTAACTCGACAGTTGGTGAAGTTGTGATTTTTTTCCCGAATATAGAACAAGAGGTTTATGTGAAAGGCGAAAGTCCGCTTTGCAATCTTACTTTTTGCAATACTCAAAACGAAACCTATACTTTTTCTGAAATTGAATATGAAAAAATGGGATTTACTACCATAGTTGACAGTGACAGTTTAAAAGAAAAAATAAAGCAAAAATTTGAGAACGGCGAAGCGGATAGATTATTTTGGTCTATCGCATTTCTGTTGATTACTCAAAACTATATTCGTAAAATCTTGTCCGACATTAAGTATATCAATCCCTTGCTTTCCGAACCTGCGGAAAGGGTGTATTTAAAAAGGGACGAAAAAATCTCTTTTGATATTAAAGATATTAAAGAAGTTGTATATTTGTTAAGTGGAGATAACTTTTTAAAAAATGAAAATTTAGAAAAGTTCAAATCAGATTATACACAACTGCTTTCGGAACTTGGTTTGTTAGAAGAAATAAAACCTATCAAAGAGAATTTTACTCGAGAATTAAGAGTGGTTGTTAATGGTATGGAAAATAATATCAAAGATGTCGGATTTGGTGTTTCTTTGCAAATGCCTATTTTTGCGCAAGCACTCATTTCCGAAAACCTCACAAAACAAAGCCGTTTAAATGGATTAACCAATAAAGGCGAAACTCTTCTAATAGAACAACCCGAAGTTCACTTGCACCCGCGCTTACAAGCCAAGTTTATTGAAACCTTATTAAGCATTGGAAATAATAACGTGTATTTCATTGAGACACATAGCGAACACATTATCAGAATGTTACAGATTTTGGTAAAAACCAAAAAATTTGACATTACACCTGATGATGTTTCAATTCATTATTTCAGGAAAGATGAGAAAAATATGATTAAATCTAAGCATGAGATAAATGCTAAAACAGGTGAATTATCTCCTGCTTTCCCTGATGGTTTTTTTGATATTTCATTCAATTTAGCATTCCAATTAATTGACTAA
- a CDS encoding MarC family protein, whose translation MEELIKFGLLCFTTFFTIINPLGVMPVFMTMTSNLTSQQRSATATKALVTAFFTMVGFAFSGNLLFEFFGISVASFRVVGGIIFFMMGYDMLQARLIRTKMQDEDAKAYVTDISITPLAIPMICGPGAITNSIVLMQDAHSFALKAVLIGVMFFVSLITLLVLLASGKISQALGDTGNKILMRLMGLIVMVVAVEFTVSGLKPIVAGILKAAQ comes from the coding sequence ATGGAAGAACTCATCAAATTTGGTTTGCTCTGTTTCACTACTTTTTTTACTATCATCAACCCTTTGGGGGTCATGCCTGTCTTTATGACCATGACCAGCAACCTAACCTCGCAGCAGCGCAGTGCCACAGCCACGAAAGCCCTCGTTACTGCCTTTTTTACGATGGTCGGATTTGCCTTTTCGGGCAATTTGCTTTTTGAATTTTTCGGAATTTCGGTCGCAAGTTTTCGCGTAGTGGGCGGTATTATTTTCTTTATGATGGGTTATGATATGTTGCAGGCGCGTCTAATTCGTACCAAAATGCAAGACGAAGACGCGAAGGCTTATGTAACGGACATTTCTATCACCCCTTTGGCAATTCCTATGATTTGCGGTCCGGGTGCTATCACTAATTCTATTGTCTTGATGCAAGATGCCCATTCTTTTGCTTTGAAAGCGGTGCTAATAGGAGTCATGTTTTTTGTTTCGCTCATTACTTTATTGGTCTTGTTGGCATCGGGCAAAATTTCGCAGGCTTTGGGCGATACGGGCAATAAAATTTTGATGCGCCTGATGGGACTTATCGTAATGGTTGTGGCTGTGGAATTTACGGTAAGTGGCTTAAAACCTATCGTAGCAGGGATTTTAAAAGCTGCCCAATAA
- a CDS encoding ChaN family lipoprotein — translation MFSNLYFLLFLTLTYMAFSAPLSAQKDLQPYQIFNKKGEKVTYQDLLAAAERQDIVLFGELHNDPIAHWLQLCLTQDLHAKKGSDLILAAEMFETDNQLLLDEYLQGSIAEKNFEAEARLWNNYQTDYKPLISFAKDKNLKVVASNVPRRYAALVAKEGVTTLENLSKEAKSLLPPLPFPLDYDLPSYANMRQMMGAHAGEKANFFIAAQALKDASMAHQILNHYEKGKLVLHFNGAYHSDKREGIVWYLEKYQQEKSKKSLEILTISTVLQKDLATLSQEAMGVADFIIVVDERLTRTY, via the coding sequence ATGTTTTCGAATCTGTATTTTCTTCTTTTTCTAACTCTAACTTACATGGCGTTTTCCGCTCCTTTGTCTGCACAAAAAGACTTACAACCCTATCAAATTTTTAATAAAAAAGGGGAAAAAGTAACCTACCAAGATTTGCTCGCAGCAGCAGAAAGGCAGGACATTGTCCTCTTTGGCGAACTGCACAATGACCCTATTGCGCATTGGTTACAACTTTGCCTAACCCAAGATTTGCATGCCAAAAAGGGCAGTGATTTGATATTGGCGGCTGAAATGTTTGAAACAGATAATCAGTTACTTTTAGACGAATACTTGCAGGGTAGTATAGCCGAAAAGAATTTTGAGGCAGAAGCACGTCTTTGGAACAATTACCAAACCGACTACAAACCCTTGATAAGTTTTGCAAAAGATAAAAATTTGAAAGTAGTTGCTTCAAATGTGCCACGCCGTTATGCGGCTCTTGTTGCCAAAGAAGGGGTTACAACTTTGGAAAATCTTTCAAAAGAAGCCAAAAGCTTACTTCCCCCTCTGCCTTTTCCCCTCGACTATGACTTGCCTTCTTATGCCAATATGCGCCAAATGATGGGCGCACATGCAGGGGAAAAAGCCAACTTTTTTATTGCAGCCCAAGCCCTTAAAGATGCAAGCATGGCGCATCAGATTTTGAATCATTATGAAAAAGGCAAGCTCGTCTTGCATTTCAACGGCGCGTATCATTCCGACAAAAGAGAAGGAATTGTATGGTATTTAGAAAAATATCAACAAGAAAAGTCTAAAAAGAGCTTAGAAATACTCACTATTTCTACCGTCTTGCAAAAAGACCTCGCCACGCTTTCGCAAGAGGCAATGGGCGTTGCCGATTTTATCATTGTGGTAGATGAACGCCTAACACGCACTTATTAG
- a CDS encoding CAP domain-containing protein, giving the protein MKNLTPTHKTKATYLSFLSASWQQGLSYSSPKKSPFATFFILFLFQFLWLTMATLPTTWAQKTDYTDYKPSYRKWQDKYILDKISYTSDRTIFYFRYVSTYDYGSATFYGPKMDLAWFLKNTAKPSEAFDMIEIKNIAINGRVQLAALSTAVSKSFSSRKGDVFTCEVHFPRLPNSVKMADFIEGRGAERNENHFNCFDVKLKTWEDDLGTTDDLKETILKFEKDNDLPPSEIPIEEEPIKEKPEKIVEQPKEEDAEFARKFLEMVNELRSKGCNCGGRYFPPSKAVEWSEGGAKASKILVLKLAETDGMTSDAGGMSTAARLKNEGISTSKVYENLSYRFEEIEKAFHGWKMTPPQCMRMMDPNVKFVGAARKGKYWSMIMFY; this is encoded by the coding sequence ATGAAAAATCTTACACCCACGCATAAAACGAAGGCTACCTATCTTTCCTTCTTATCAGCCTCTTGGCAGCAAGGTCTTTCCTATTCTTCGCCTAAAAAATCGCCTTTTGCCACCTTTTTTATCTTGTTTTTGTTTCAATTTCTATGGCTCACAATGGCAACCCTGCCCACAACTTGGGCGCAAAAGACCGATTACACCGACTACAAACCTTCCTACCGAAAGTGGCAGGATAAGTATATTTTAGATAAGATTAGTTATACTTCGGATAGGACAATTTTTTACTTTCGCTATGTTTCTACCTACGACTACGGCTCGGCTACCTTTTATGGTCCGAAAATGGATTTGGCTTGGTTTCTAAAAAATACCGCCAAACCTTCCGAAGCCTTCGATATGATAGAAATTAAAAATATCGCCATCAATGGGCGCGTGCAGCTTGCTGCCCTTTCTACGGCGGTGAGCAAGTCTTTTTCTTCGCGCAAAGGTGATGTTTTTACCTGCGAGGTGCATTTTCCGCGCCTACCCAATAGCGTCAAGATGGCAGATTTTATAGAAGGACGCGGGGCAGAGCGAAATGAAAACCACTTCAACTGCTTCGATGTCAAGCTCAAAACTTGGGAGGACGACTTAGGCACTACCGACGATTTGAAGGAAACTATCCTCAAATTTGAAAAAGATAACGATTTGCCGCCCTCCGAAATTCCGATAGAAGAAGAACCTATCAAGGAAAAACCCGAAAAAATAGTGGAGCAACCCAAAGAAGAAGATGCCGAATTTGCACGCAAGTTTTTAGAAATGGTCAATGAACTGCGCTCGAAAGGCTGCAACTGTGGCGGACGCTATTTCCCGCCCTCTAAGGCAGTAGAATGGAGCGAAGGGGGGGCGAAAGCCTCGAAAATCTTAGTCCTCAAACTTGCCGAAACCGACGGCATGACCAGCGACGCAGGCGGCATGAGTACCGCTGCAAGGCTTAAAAATGAGGGCATTAGCACGTCCAAAGTCTATGAAAATCTTTCCTATCGCTTCGAAGAAATAGAAAAAGCCTTTCACGGTTGGAAAATGACCCCGCCACAGTGCATGCGTATGATGGACCCGAATGTAAAATTTGTGGGCGCGGCGCGAAAGGGCAAGTATTGGTCTATGATAATGTTTTACTAA
- a CDS encoding MBL fold metallo-hydrolase, with the protein MMLTLATTLFLRQDKFGKLPTGAHLERLERSSNYKDGEFQNLEATPALSEEASYAGILYEFFFSKRERISPSAPLPSTKTNLFELDKDENILVWFGHSSYFMQVEGKKILVDPVFSGFASPFSFSVKAFAGTDRYSAADMPEIDYLFISHDHWDHLDYETLIELKPKIKKIICGLGVGAHFEHWGFETAKIYEGDWYDTIALDAGFTTHLVPTRHFSGRGFKRNPSLWTAFVLQTPTKQILIGGDSGYGKHFKHIGEKFGAFDLVILENGQYDKSWKYIHLMPDEVLQAAQDLNAKALFPVHSSKFPLANHAWDEPLQKITALNEAREQPFPLLTPIIGEKVSLDSLKTFAKWWER; encoded by the coding sequence ATGATGCTTACCCTTGCCACAACGCTATTTCTACGCCAAGATAAGTTTGGAAAGCTACCCACAGGAGCGCATTTAGAACGCCTCGAACGCTCTTCCAACTACAAAGACGGCGAATTTCAGAACTTAGAAGCTACGCCTGCCCTAAGCGAGGAGGCAAGTTATGCAGGTATTTTATACGAATTTTTCTTTTCCAAACGCGAGCGCATTTCGCCTTCTGCCCCTCTTCCTTCTACCAAAACTAACTTATTTGAATTAGACAAAGATGAAAATATTTTGGTCTGGTTCGGACATTCTTCTTATTTTATGCAAGTAGAAGGCAAAAAAATCTTAGTAGACCCCGTTTTTAGTGGTTTTGCCTCGCCATTTTCATTTAGCGTCAAAGCCTTTGCAGGTACAGATAGGTATTCGGCAGCCGATATGCCCGAAATTGACTACTTATTTATTTCTCACGACCATTGGGACCATTTAGACTATGAAACCCTTATTGAATTAAAACCGAAGATAAAAAAAATTATCTGCGGCTTGGGCGTAGGTGCGCATTTTGAGCATTGGGGCTTCGAAACTGCCAAAATCTATGAGGGCGATTGGTATGATACAATCGCCTTAGACGCTGGATTTACGACGCATCTTGTGCCTACACGCCATTTTTCGGGTAGGGGTTTCAAGCGCAATCCCTCTTTATGGACAGCCTTTGTCCTTCAAACGCCCACTAAACAAATTTTGATAGGTGGCGATAGTGGTTATGGCAAGCACTTCAAGCACATTGGCGAAAAATTTGGCGCATTTGATTTGGTAATTTTAGAAAATGGGCAATACGATAAAAGTTGGAAGTACATTCACCTAATGCCCGACGAAGTCTTGCAAGCGGCGCAAGACCTAAACGCAAAAGCCCTCTTTCCCGTCCATTCTTCTAAATTCCCACTGGCAAATCACGCTTGGGACGAGCCTTTGCAAAAAATAACAGCCCTAAATGAAGCGCGAGAACAGCCCTTTCCCCTGCTTACCCCTATCATAGGCGAAAAAGTATCCTTAGACTCTCTCAAAACATTCGCGAAGTGGTGGGAAAGGTAG
- a CDS encoding ABC transporter permease, with translation MALYLEFGYFCAIFLLHFSPLPMNTIKTNSAPSSPYYYIRKRFFKNKPAVFGLVVVLLSVWVAMSGHLIMPDPTPKANQGAAEIRKQPPFFNVTLLKFRKHLAIEETSFIESIYLGEESHYTITPIKEYGIEDDTLYFTPYGRERRALGLPLVEAVEPLLVGKSTQHTLGSQRNYMRKGDSIFFIDVSDRLQKTTLAEVRQKFEEQQVSQVTYWLGTDRSGRDMLSRLLYGTRVSLLIGGLAVLISLLVGIALGAASGFFGGWVDALISWFMTVIWSIPSIMLVIAIAITLGSKGIWVIFVAVGLTTWVDVARVVRGQVLAIKEKPFVEAARAFGLGNFRIILRHILPNMLGAIIVTASTNFASAILIEAGLSFLGLGVEPDTPSWGMMVHEGYNAIGTSNSWHLIILPSFCIAILVLAFNLLGNGIEQAFNPKGSSYDGK, from the coding sequence TTGGCTTTATATCTTGAATTTGGTTACTTTTGTGCTATCTTTCTGCTGCATTTTTCGCCCTTGCCCATGAATACCATCAAGACCAACTCTGCGCCTTCGAGTCCGTATTATTACATTCGCAAACGTTTTTTTAAAAACAAGCCTGCTGTTTTTGGGTTGGTAGTGGTTCTCTTGTCGGTTTGGGTTGCGATGTCTGGTCATTTGATTATGCCTGACCCTACTCCGAAGGCAAATCAGGGGGCAGCCGAAATTCGCAAACAACCGCCTTTTTTCAATGTTACACTACTCAAATTCCGCAAACATTTAGCAATAGAAGAAACCTCTTTTATAGAAAGTATCTATTTGGGCGAAGAAAGTCATTACACCATCACGCCTATCAAAGAGTATGGCATTGAGGACGATACACTTTATTTTACGCCTTATGGCAGAGAAAGACGCGCTTTGGGTCTGCCCTTAGTAGAGGCAGTAGAGCCGCTTTTGGTAGGAAAAAGTACGCAACACACACTTGGAAGTCAGCGCAATTATATGCGCAAAGGCGATAGCATTTTCTTTATAGACGTTTCCGACCGCCTACAAAAAACTACCTTAGCCGAAGTCAGGCAAAAATTTGAAGAACAACAGGTAAGTCAGGTTACGTATTGGCTGGGTACAGACCGCTCGGGGCGCGATATGTTGAGCCGCCTGCTTTATGGTACGCGTGTGTCGCTACTCATTGGGGGCTTGGCAGTGCTAATTTCTCTTTTGGTAGGTATCGCCTTGGGAGCGGCTTCGGGCTTTTTTGGTGGCTGGGTAGATGCGCTTATTTCGTGGTTTATGACCGTCATCTGGTCTATTCCAAGTATTATGCTCGTGATTGCGATAGCCATTACTTTGGGTAGCAAAGGGATTTGGGTTATCTTTGTAGCCGTTGGTCTTACCACTTGGGTAGATGTGGCGCGTGTAGTGCGCGGTCAGGTCTTGGCAATTAAGGAAAAGCCTTTTGTGGAGGCTGCACGTGCTTTCGGTTTGGGCAACTTTCGCATCATCTTGCGGCATATTTTGCCCAATATGTTGGGTGCAATTATCGTAACGGCAAGCACCAACTTCGCCTCTGCCATTCTCATAGAAGCAGGACTTAGCTTTTTGGGCTTAGGCGTAGAGCCAGACACGCCCTCTTGGGGCATGATGGTGCATGAGGGCTACAATGCCATCGGCACAAGCAATAGTTGGCATCTTATCATTTTGCCGAGTTTTTGTATCGCCATTTTAGTTTTAGCCTTTAATCTTTTAGGCAATGGAATAGAACAAGCCTTCAACCCCAAGGGCAGTTCTTATGACGGCAAATAG
- a CDS encoding glycosyltransferase — MMLYSFVENAALVCAFCFVPLVVFYGIALLYASKIWSAIPTFEIAPLFMAKLEPIKKAESSENEAFSKEIPLLSILVPFRNEISNLPLLAEDLKKQTYPTSHFEVIFINDFSDDGGEIWLKEWIAAQKLEHKTNFILLDLAELEKEYRQKDPNFSIGEGKKNALTWGVKQAKGDYILTTDADCRLGQQWISHFAAYYAQNPKAQALSAAVRFAPLSGTFAHWQALEFAVLIGVGAVSLARHTLTMSNGANLSYRKAAFVAVGGYAQNAHLASGDDQFLLQSIDAYFKPENVIFFVKNKEMIVQTSPQNTWRAFFWQRKRWLSKWRSTQHKGNALIASFLFFFHLLFLANGFVFFIFFMFWIENKTAVPHFWLYFFPILAACKLFSEAIFIKKVVVFLESPISSLSFWKNVLSLQIVYSLYVLFFGLVGLLLPIEPQFVWKNRHYKQSKG, encoded by the coding sequence ATGATGCTCTACTCTTTTGTAGAAAATGCAGCCTTAGTCTGTGCTTTTTGTTTTGTCCCGTTGGTTGTTTTTTATGGGATAGCCCTTTTATACGCCAGCAAAATTTGGAGCGCGATTCCGACTTTCGAAATCGCGCCTCTTTTTATGGCAAAATTAGAACCAATAAAAAAGGCAGAGTCATCTGAAAATGAGGCTTTTTCAAAGGAAATTCCCCTACTTTCTATCTTAGTCCCTTTTCGGAATGAAATTTCAAACCTTCCTCTTTTGGCAGAAGATTTGAAAAAACAGACCTATCCTACTTCTCATTTTGAGGTTATTTTTATCAATGATTTTTCTGATGATGGGGGTGAAATTTGGCTCAAAGAATGGATAGCAGCTCAAAAATTAGAACATAAAACAAATTTTATACTTTTAGATTTGGCTGAATTAGAAAAGGAATATCGACAAAAAGACCCAAACTTTTCCATTGGCGAAGGCAAAAAAAATGCCCTCACTTGGGGTGTAAAGCAGGCAAAAGGCGATTATATTTTGACCACAGACGCAGATTGCAGGTTGGGGCAGCAGTGGATAAGCCATTTCGCCGCCTATTATGCACAAAATCCGAAGGCGCAGGCACTTTCGGCGGCGGTGCGCTTCGCGCCTCTTTCGGGTACTTTTGCCCATTGGCAGGCGTTGGAATTTGCCGTTTTGATAGGCGTGGGTGCAGTCAGTTTGGCACGCCACACACTCACGATGAGCAATGGCGCAAACCTTTCCTACCGCAAAGCAGCCTTTGTAGCCGTAGGGGGCTATGCGCAAAATGCGCACCTTGCTTCGGGAGATGACCAATTTTTGCTACAAAGTATTGATGCTTATTTTAAGCCTGAAAATGTGATTTTTTTTGTAAAAAACAAAGAAATGATTGTACAGACAAGCCCACAAAATACTTGGCGAGCGTTCTTTTGGCAGCGCAAAAGGTGGCTTAGTAAGTGGCGCAGCACCCAACACAAGGGCAATGCCTTGATAGCGAGTTTTCTATTTTTCTTTCACCTTCTTTTTTTGGCAAATGGCTTTGTTTTTTTTATTTTTTTTATGTTTTGGATAGAAAATAAAACAGCAGTGCCTCACTTTTGGTTGTATTTTTTTCCTATTTTAGCAGCCTGCAAGTTATTTTCGGAAGCGATTTTCATTAAAAAGGTAGTCGTTTTTTTAGAAAGCCCTATTTCGAGTCTTTCTTTTTGGAAAAACGTCTTATCCTTGCAAATTGTGTATAGCCTCTATGTACTCTTTTTTGGCTTGGTGGGGCTTTTGCTGCCCATAGAGCCGCAATTTGTGTGGAAAAACCGCCACTATAAGCAAAGTAAAGGGTAA
- the ftsZ gene encoding cell division protein FtsZ, translated as MMPHQQDYSFGKEPSIIKVIGVGGGGGNAVSYMYTQGIRGVDFFICNTDIQALDLSPVPNKVQIGKNLTQGLGAGANPERGRSAAFESKDEIRNILGKNTKMLFITAGMGGGTGTGAAPVIAEIAKELGVLTVGIVTAPFSFEGKPKRQRAQEGIDTLREHCDTVLVILNDRLREVFGKASMREAFRQADNVLLKAAKSIAEIITVSGNINVDFEDVRTVMQNAGAAVMGSATAEGENRARRAAEGAISSPLLNNTNIFGAKYILLSIVVGNDEEFQMDELEEITEYIQEQAGEEAEIIFGQAVDEELGDSISVTIIATGFEAKQDIPLETPERRVYDLMTNKRVKNRIDVKDEEDEEDFFDSRNKARAEVAKEPETAAPTTPKIEPVAPIVPTKPDKIIFQLEDDYNNEPNYESERLKKKDGLTSNLASNGASAPLNGVAGQNLYGQGYKPTPVPPPYPYASQSIKSVNEYSPEELQERKETPAYIRKNIQLKDIARDEKGQE; from the coding sequence ATGATGCCTCATCAACAAGATTATAGTTTTGGAAAAGAACCTTCTATCATCAAAGTCATTGGTGTAGGAGGCGGCGGGGGAAATGCGGTCAGTTACATGTACACGCAAGGTATTCGCGGCGTGGATTTTTTCATTTGTAATACTGATATTCAAGCCTTAGATTTAAGCCCCGTTCCTAATAAAGTGCAGATTGGCAAAAATCTAACACAAGGCTTAGGTGCAGGTGCAAATCCCGAACGCGGTAGAAGTGCTGCCTTCGAAAGCAAAGACGAAATTCGCAATATCTTGGGCAAAAATACCAAGATGCTTTTCATTACCGCAGGTATGGGCGGCGGAACAGGAACAGGCGCAGCCCCTGTGATTGCTGAAATCGCCAAAGAACTCGGCGTGCTTACCGTTGGTATCGTTACCGCTCCTTTTTCTTTTGAAGGCAAGCCCAAACGCCAACGCGCACAAGAGGGCATCGATACCCTACGCGAACATTGCGATACCGTTCTGGTCATTCTAAACGACCGCCTGCGCGAGGTTTTCGGAAAAGCCTCCATGCGCGAAGCCTTCCGACAAGCCGACAATGTCTTGCTTAAAGCGGCGAAATCTATTGCCGAAATTATTACCGTTTCAGGCAACATCAACGTCGACTTTGAAGACGTGAGAACCGTTATGCAAAATGCAGGAGCAGCCGTCATGGGTTCTGCCACTGCCGAAGGCGAAAATAGAGCGCGTAGAGCTGCCGAAGGTGCTATTTCTTCGCCTTTGCTCAACAATACCAATATCTTTGGTGCAAAATACATCTTGCTTAGTATCGTGGTTGGAAACGACGAGGAGTTTCAGATGGACGAATTGGAGGAAATCACCGAATATATCCAAGAGCAGGCAGGTGAAGAGGCTGAAATTATCTTCGGACAAGCCGTAGATGAGGAGTTGGGCGATAGCATCAGCGTTACCATCATTGCCACAGGCTTCGAAGCCAAGCAGGATATTCCCCTCGAAACGCCAGAACGTCGTGTCTATGATTTGATGACCAATAAGCGCGTCAAGAATAGAATTGATGTCAAAGATGAGGAGGACGAAGAAGATTTTTTCGACAGTCGCAATAAGGCACGCGCCGAAGTTGCGAAAGAACCCGAAACCGCAGCACCTACAACGCCCAAAATCGAGCCTGTCGCGCCCATTGTGCCAACCAAGCCCGATAAAATCATCTTTCAGCTCGAAGACGATTACAACAACGAACCCAATTATGAGTCGGAAAGGTTAAAAAAAAAAGATGGACTGACATCTAACCTCGCTTCTAATGGTGCGTCAGCCCCCCTCAACGGCGTAGCAGGGCAGAACTTGTACGGACAAGGCTATAAACCTACTCCCGTACCGCCGCCCTACCCCTATGCTTCTCAATCGATTAAGAGTGTGAATGAATATTCGCCCGAAGAATTGCAGGAGCGCAAGGAAACGCCCGCTTATATCCGCAAAAATATCCAATTAAAGGATATTGCCAGAGATGAAAAGGGGCAGGAATAG